In a genomic window of Stakelama saccharophila:
- a CDS encoding TerC family protein, protein MADIIALFADPATWAALVTLIVLEVVLGIDNLIFISILSNKLPAHQQQRARRVGIGLALILRLVLLSMIAWIVGLKAVIFDLGLTGAPGAHGEPTFETAFSIRDLILIAGGLFLLYKATTEIHGHVEGEEHEAPGAGGGAGKRGLTFASAIAQILALDMVFSIDSILTAVGMTDDLPVMIVAVIVAVGVMLFAADPLANFIARNPTVVMLALSFLLMIGLVLIADGFGVHIPKGYIYTAMAFAAGVEMLNIFARRRRGARGEDAAGH, encoded by the coding sequence ATGGCCGATATCATCGCACTGTTTGCCGATCCCGCGACCTGGGCGGCGCTCGTCACCCTGATCGTGCTCGAAGTGGTGCTCGGCATCGACAACCTGATCTTCATCTCCATCCTGTCGAACAAGCTGCCGGCGCACCAGCAGCAGCGCGCGCGGCGCGTCGGCATCGGGCTGGCGCTGATCCTGCGGCTGGTCCTGTTGTCGATGATCGCCTGGATCGTCGGGCTGAAGGCCGTGATATTCGATCTGGGGCTGACCGGGGCGCCGGGTGCGCACGGCGAACCGACGTTCGAGACGGCCTTTTCGATCCGCGACCTGATCCTCATCGCCGGCGGCCTGTTCCTGCTCTACAAGGCGACGACCGAAATCCACGGTCACGTCGAGGGCGAGGAGCACGAGGCGCCGGGGGCGGGCGGAGGCGCGGGCAAGCGCGGCCTGACCTTTGCCTCCGCCATCGCCCAGATACTCGCGCTCGACATGGTCTTTTCCATCGACTCGATCCTGACCGCGGTGGGCATGACGGACGATCTTCCGGTGATGATCGTCGCCGTGATCGTCGCCGTCGGCGTGATGCTGTTCGCCGCCGACCCGCTGGCGAACTTCATCGCGCGCAATCCGACAGTCGTCATGCTGGCATTGTCCTTCCTGCTGATGATCGGCCTGGTGCTGATCGCCGACGGTTTCGGCGTGCATATTCCGAAGGGATATATCTACACCGCCATGGCCTTCGCCGCCGGGGTGGAGATGCTCAACATCTTCGCCCGGCGACGCCGTGGTGCTCGCGGAGAAGATGCGGCGGGCCATTGA